A single genomic interval of Shewanella psychropiezotolerans harbors:
- a CDS encoding toxin TcdB middle/N-terminal domain-containing protein, which yields MLIGINATTVSIYNRHQFVDLDADGRSDILAATSTKTYNIILSGPSATAESANFIKRGSLTVGTNSNPAETAMRLADVDGDGKLDLLTASTNSGSWKVQKATRPYIKEHVLTKITNGFGVETNIAYAPLNSGIPLINLESSQKPNDEEYITPIAGMYVVTEAATQSTNTDSVLVQYAYGGPLAHKKGRGFLGFETVQTTDPQSGVVTTTQYHQLYPLTGMPKTTTRKYKDKLLTSAFNTYTQTTSANGGIHVYLKTSKEESYSLDLSSDGKTITNWGRVSETLTTNTHNNWNYLSTSLVQVKGATGALIHQTRTSNHYENTAYNVLNSNALVLGNAHNQVESQSGSQPDARQFGRLYKTIVAKTRYKNTESGSTNNQSRQTKFSYYPNGMLRESQVNGLTTAFFYDKYGNKVAEQSYAKHNTSSYQKRGQYWFYDSRGQYLASQMNQNGESETYLYNGKSGSTATAGRIYSKTTTGPNKLASTRYFDIQGKVVRQVLADGNTSETRRSLCSSCDKDFITETHTSSNKPQSVSYFDKFGRQREQRVKGFNGSWVVTASSYDKLGRVTHQSVPNYGSASSVKSQQFYDALGRVYKQSKLTESGAVMVYSKINGLVTTSIDEKGLHYKDTYSADGQLIARTDPQSQVIYYYYDAFGNTRKVTTKAKDKNDAWKYQSITTGFDAYGRKTATNDPDKGSWTYTYNDFGELLTQTDAKKQTTTTEYDAMGRMLWRKDATNLSCWGYGRSASLHNVGKPAWVKQWAGQTSCTTSAAVESRETYHYDHYGRPAQTDFVIKGNSYSTRSEYNDKGQLNRQHYPSNNGTFYVNFYYNANHYLFLQKDSSNRSLRNITAMDALGNITHQTFGNGTSEVRGFNSRTGRISHIDLAKGSRDIHKLSYGSFDAKGNVEFRAHSYYNNAGGQTLSFSETFTYDTLNRINTRDLSVGSGSLTGYSYDEQYRYDGFGNIKSRKGYSGGSYSVNLASYDYLQTVSANRLNSATVDGKNYSKFNYDANGNIKSDGRRTFTYNAFDKASRIQAGSQYTDYKYNHNRAVFSRTDYRQDNGVWKTFNTDYVGKIYQQERRYKGSVSAANLENTRHKYMLGNIMVVRNQNTTLGNSEEVQYQHTDHQGSVLTVTNKTGDVLEQYFYTAFGKPMKLSGSSIVQAIIPMERGYTGHEMLPGLDIIQMGGRIYDPTLARFMQADPFIQAPSNLQNFNRYSYVLNNPLTYTDPSGYNFFKKIYNFLGKIDGRELSHKYIFNDNPALANFVQAALNFIPVFGQLASAHFAFDRAYYTTGSLRSAFSAGIVSFAMSYVNGPQEFSYEAFAVLAADIVDPDVGRAVRFIYYGIDTESLSNTVLYVGNEVKNHYVSKEVARFANKNGLSLAEFNALLTINSFVGRKLIGSRINSREGDNGERVYDISGFTTRGNGARGLVGVIWDINDTILGYQGLSDAVSHEFIVNGNGNLGRCHSLGTLTCNNLVARGYAKSAELNALPFGNIAVRGSETKLGTFDLVNGGVMGHLFNWGARGIACSSFPCHGYADNYEGK from the coding sequence GTGCTTATCGGGATCAATGCCACCACAGTAAGTATTTATAATCGTCACCAGTTTGTCGATCTCGATGCTGATGGCCGTTCAGATATCCTCGCGGCTACCTCCACTAAAACGTACAACATTATTCTCTCCGGCCCTAGTGCGACAGCAGAGAGTGCCAACTTTATTAAGCGCGGCTCTCTCACGGTGGGGACAAACTCGAATCCTGCAGAAACCGCAATGCGTCTTGCCGATGTCGACGGCGATGGCAAGTTAGACCTATTAACCGCATCTACAAATTCCGGTTCCTGGAAAGTACAAAAGGCAACGCGTCCTTACATTAAAGAGCATGTACTGACAAAAATCACCAATGGGTTTGGTGTAGAAACAAACATTGCTTATGCACCACTAAATAGTGGTATTCCACTGATTAATCTGGAATCTAGCCAAAAGCCGAATGATGAGGAGTACATTACCCCCATTGCTGGTATGTATGTGGTGACTGAGGCGGCGACTCAGTCTACAAATACTGACTCTGTGTTAGTGCAATATGCTTATGGTGGACCCCTGGCGCACAAAAAAGGACGTGGTTTCTTAGGTTTTGAAACGGTACAGACTACTGACCCCCAATCAGGTGTGGTTACCACTACCCAATATCATCAGCTGTATCCCCTCACGGGGATGCCAAAGACCACAACTCGAAAGTATAAAGACAAGTTACTGACTAGTGCCTTCAATACTTATACGCAAACGACGAGTGCCAATGGCGGGATTCATGTTTATCTGAAAACCTCTAAAGAGGAAAGCTATAGTCTAGATCTCTCTTCAGATGGAAAAACGATCACTAACTGGGGGAGGGTCAGCGAGACGTTAACGACAAATACCCATAATAATTGGAATTATCTAAGCACGAGCCTGGTTCAGGTGAAAGGTGCCACAGGCGCGTTAATCCACCAGACACGAACCAGTAACCATTATGAGAATACGGCTTATAACGTCCTCAATTCAAATGCATTAGTATTAGGTAATGCTCATAATCAAGTTGAGAGTCAGAGTGGCTCTCAGCCAGATGCAAGGCAGTTTGGGCGACTTTATAAAACCATCGTGGCGAAAACTCGCTACAAGAATACAGAATCTGGCAGTACAAATAATCAAAGTAGGCAAACTAAATTCAGTTATTACCCCAATGGCATGCTGCGTGAATCCCAAGTTAATGGCCTTACCACTGCATTTTTCTACGATAAATATGGTAATAAGGTGGCAGAGCAAAGTTACGCTAAGCACAATACCAGCAGCTATCAAAAGCGCGGGCAATATTGGTTTTATGATAGCCGTGGCCAGTACCTTGCCAGCCAGATGAACCAAAACGGTGAGTCAGAAACTTACCTTTATAACGGCAAGTCAGGCAGCACAGCAACAGCGGGACGGATCTATAGTAAAACCACCACAGGTCCCAATAAGTTAGCCTCAACCCGCTATTTTGATATTCAGGGGAAGGTCGTGCGCCAGGTGCTAGCTGATGGCAACACCAGCGAAACCCGCCGTAGCCTGTGTAGCAGTTGCGATAAAGACTTTATTACAGAAACCCATACCAGCAGCAATAAGCCGCAATCGGTCAGTTATTTTGACAAGTTTGGTCGTCAACGTGAGCAGCGGGTTAAAGGCTTTAATGGTAGTTGGGTCGTTACGGCATCGAGCTATGACAAATTGGGTCGTGTCACGCATCAAAGTGTGCCCAATTATGGTTCGGCGTCGAGTGTCAAGTCGCAGCAATTTTATGATGCTTTAGGGCGTGTGTATAAGCAAAGTAAGCTCACTGAATCTGGCGCTGTGATGGTGTACAGCAAGATCAATGGTTTAGTGACCACCTCGATAGATGAAAAGGGTCTGCACTATAAGGATACCTACAGTGCTGATGGTCAGCTTATCGCCCGTACCGATCCGCAAAGCCAAGTGATCTATTACTATTATGACGCTTTTGGTAATACCCGTAAGGTGACAACTAAGGCGAAAGATAAGAATGATGCCTGGAAGTATCAATCAATCACTACCGGTTTTGATGCGTATGGTCGTAAAACTGCAACCAATGACCCGGATAAGGGCAGTTGGACCTATACCTATAACGATTTTGGTGAGTTACTCACTCAGACTGATGCAAAAAAACAAACGACCACCACTGAATACGATGCCATGGGCCGTATGTTGTGGCGAAAAGACGCGACTAACCTTTCTTGTTGGGGTTATGGTCGCAGCGCGAGTCTGCATAATGTGGGCAAGCCTGCGTGGGTTAAACAGTGGGCAGGTCAAACAAGCTGCACTACATCTGCTGCGGTTGAGAGCCGTGAAACCTATCACTACGATCATTATGGCCGCCCAGCTCAAACAGACTTTGTTATCAAAGGCAACAGTTATAGTACCCGCAGTGAATATAACGATAAAGGTCAGCTAAACCGTCAACATTATCCGTCGAATAATGGCACCTTCTACGTTAATTTTTACTATAACGCTAATCACTACCTCTTTCTGCAAAAAGACAGCAGTAATCGCAGCTTACGTAACATTACTGCCATGGATGCATTGGGTAATATCACCCATCAAACGTTTGGTAATGGTACCAGTGAGGTGCGCGGATTTAATAGCCGAACTGGCCGTATCAGCCACATTGATTTGGCTAAGGGCAGTCGCGATATCCATAAGTTAAGTTATGGCAGTTTTGATGCTAAAGGCAACGTCGAGTTTCGCGCTCATAGCTACTATAACAATGCCGGCGGACAAACCTTGTCCTTTAGCGAAACTTTCACCTACGACACATTAAATCGCATCAATACGCGAGATTTAAGTGTTGGCTCAGGTAGCTTGACGGGTTACAGCTACGATGAGCAATACCGCTATGATGGCTTTGGTAATATCAAGAGCCGCAAAGGCTATTCTGGCGGCAGCTATTCGGTCAATTTGGCCAGCTATGACTACCTGCAAACGGTGAGTGCAAATCGACTTAATAGTGCAACGGTTGACGGTAAAAACTACAGTAAATTTAATTACGATGCTAACGGTAATATCAAGTCAGATGGTCGCCGTACTTTTACCTATAATGCCTTTGATAAAGCCAGTCGCATCCAAGCGGGGTCGCAATATACTGATTATAAGTACAACCATAATCGCGCCGTATTTAGCCGGACTGACTATCGTCAGGATAACGGTGTTTGGAAGACGTTTAATACTGATTACGTCGGAAAAATATACCAACAGGAGCGACGCTATAAGGGTAGTGTTTCAGCAGCAAACTTAGAGAACACCCGTCATAAATATATGTTGGGTAATATCATGGTGGTGCGTAACCAAAACACCACGTTAGGCAATAGTGAAGAGGTGCAATACCAGCATACCGATCATCAAGGCTCAGTGCTGACGGTCACCAATAAGACCGGTGATGTGCTTGAGCAGTATTTCTATACTGCCTTTGGTAAGCCGATGAAGCTTTCTGGCTCGAGTATCGTGCAAGCCATTATACCAATGGAGCGTGGCTATACCGGTCATGAGATGCTGCCAGGCTTGGATATTATCCAGATGGGCGGACGCATCTATGACCCAACATTAGCGCGCTTTATGCAGGCCGATCCTTTCATTCAGGCGCCAAGCAATCTACAGAACTTTAACCGCTATAGCTATGTGCTTAATAATCCGCTGACCTATACCGATCCGAGCGGGTATAATTTCTTCAAGAAAATCTATAATTTTCTAGGAAAAATAGATGGTAGAGAACTAAGCCATAAATATATTTTCAATGATAATCCCGCATTAGCTAATTTCGTTCAGGCTGCGCTTAATTTTATCCCTGTATTTGGTCAACTTGCTTCAGCACATTTTGCTTTTGATAGAGCTTATTACACGACAGGCAGTTTACGTTCTGCATTCTCTGCCGGCATTGTGTCCTTTGCGATGTCCTATGTGAATGGTCCTCAGGAGTTTAGTTACGAAGCCTTTGCTGTATTGGCTGCAGATATCGTTGACCCCGATGTTGGACGGGCTGTGAGGTTTATTTATTATGGTATAGATACGGAAAGTCTTTCTAATACCGTGCTTTATGTTGGTAATGAAGTGAAAAACCACTACGTATCGAAAGAAGTTGCGCGATTTGCAAATAAGAATGGATTGTCTTTAGCTGAATTTAATGCCTTGCTCACGATTAACTCTTTTGTTGGCAGGAAATTGATTGGTTCAAGGATTAATTCTAGAGAAGGCGATAATGGTGAGAGGGTCTATGATATATCCGGTTTTACAACACGAGGCAATGGGGCTAGGGGGCTGGTTGGAGTCATTTGGGATATAAACGATACTATTCTAGGATATCAAGGACTGTCAGACGCTGTAAGTCATGAATTTATTGTCAACGGCAATGGAAATTTAGGACGTTGCCATAGTCTTGGAACGCTTACGTGTAATAACCTGGTGGCGAGGGGTTATGCGAAGTCGGCAGAGTTAAATGCTTTACCATTTGGTAATATTGCGGTTAGAGGTTCTGAAACCAAACTAGGGACGTTCGATTTAGTTAATGGCGGTGTTATGGGGCACTTATTTAACTGGGGCGCAAGAGGTATAGCATGTTCTAGTTTTCCGTGTCATGGCTATGCAGATAATTATGAAGGTAAATAA
- a CDS encoding FG-GAP-like repeat-containing protein, with protein MIKQRIAFLFVLFLSVITSVHADLNSDYQGYEVYTDSSGNIILRLPPKFVLIAGDINIPLYITPKNGVFKLVESGNSWTLQPMTQGDFDRLTITSASHLALEFYDIDGDGLLDILIRDSSSYRDSFVVSNLQGGANVDAYSNARNGIDLSQGTQLTIKDVNGDGINDITSTSATYLGSRSGQLIDTSASDSFTNPGNVIGLSAGQFKVTETGAATYSIPLSLPPATAGVAPQVGLTYSSQGGEGILGMGWNISGLSAIARCPKSIAIDGKIDGIKYNSSDAFCFNGQRLILNTNSANEYHTEIDNFSVIKVYSGTNGPSYFTVTTQSNETHYYGKAPSITSATDAYVERGGFPANSAAKLWALKAIVDNKGNYIRYDYTKSISEGSHILNKIAYGGNSALGKAPYNSVEFIYSDLSRSIEGYANGGILTNNKRLQQIKVKQDSALFRSYDFTWLLTEIPEERNYVTGIQECFDETNTDCLPATTFEFEQPARKAASLSYEMCRLGQPDTINEIICDAVSFCDSSENESGRWCKVSYNTPTLKPFETTSYSAASSNSDRYFTQVLDFNGDGYADMLFPKDGKWHYYTTDWEVVTHESTVSIPANYKHNYLNGEPLERTIKTSSITNKTKKITNASIGEKGYARVIDYNGDGKQELLIPFASGNWHVVTSDPSSGEQEHCEPEPDNQQLCETYTVNYDFTYKSLGISSSAYKNTIVADVDGDGLQDIVFKSGSVLKYYHNLGGTFSAAKSISLTLPSNFSGATAYQAYGNDIARMSANIKNSAMIDVNGDGLTDIVMKMRKITTNPPPPGCDGQEERSLKEPTSSLQGLAGPSGSNCRTTTSISYKTYAFIASVNSSGQVRYSATNSSYLGTTLKALRVADFNGDGLTDIAFISGEKWYYRLSKGMVHSRGLKCLSGSMPPQ; from the coding sequence ATGATTAAACAACGGATTGCTTTTCTATTTGTGCTATTTCTGTCTGTCATTACAAGCGTTCATGCCGATCTAAATTCGGATTATCAAGGGTATGAAGTTTACACAGACAGTAGTGGAAATATCATTCTACGCTTACCCCCTAAGTTCGTGTTAATTGCAGGTGATATTAATATTCCATTATATATCACACCTAAAAATGGCGTGTTTAAACTGGTAGAGTCGGGCAATTCCTGGACATTACAGCCAATGACTCAAGGTGACTTTGACCGTTTGACAATCACCTCAGCCTCTCATTTAGCGCTGGAATTTTATGATATAGATGGAGATGGCCTGCTTGATATTTTAATTCGTGATTCAAGCAGTTATAGGGACAGTTTTGTTGTCAGCAATTTACAGGGGGGGGCGAATGTTGATGCCTATAGTAATGCAAGAAATGGGATTGATCTTTCACAAGGTACCCAGTTAACCATTAAAGATGTTAATGGCGATGGCATTAACGACATTACCAGTACTTCCGCTACTTATTTAGGTTCTCGTTCCGGCCAACTCATTGATACGTCAGCCTCTGATTCATTTACAAATCCCGGAAATGTCATAGGCTTAAGCGCTGGGCAATTTAAGGTCACGGAAACGGGTGCTGCAACCTACAGCATTCCTCTTAGTTTACCACCTGCAACCGCAGGCGTCGCTCCTCAGGTTGGCTTGACCTATAGCAGCCAAGGTGGCGAAGGGATATTAGGGATGGGCTGGAATATATCGGGGTTATCTGCAATTGCCCGTTGTCCTAAAAGCATTGCTATCGATGGCAAGATTGACGGCATTAAATATAATTCAAGTGATGCGTTTTGTTTTAACGGGCAAAGATTAATTCTAAACACCAACAGCGCCAATGAATATCATACAGAAATTGATAATTTTAGTGTGATTAAAGTCTACAGTGGCACAAATGGTCCCTCCTATTTCACTGTGACCACACAATCCAATGAAACTCATTATTATGGCAAGGCGCCGTCAATCACCTCTGCTACAGATGCCTATGTTGAACGTGGTGGTTTTCCCGCTAACTCAGCAGCCAAGCTTTGGGCGTTAAAAGCGATTGTCGATAATAAGGGGAATTACATTCGCTATGATTATACAAAAAGTATCAGCGAAGGTAGCCATATACTCAATAAAATTGCCTATGGGGGCAATAGTGCATTAGGCAAGGCGCCCTATAACAGTGTTGAGTTTATCTATTCTGATCTGTCGCGTTCTATCGAAGGGTACGCTAACGGCGGGATCCTTACTAATAATAAAAGATTGCAACAGATCAAAGTCAAACAAGACTCTGCACTATTTCGGTCTTATGATTTTACCTGGCTGTTAACTGAGATCCCTGAAGAGCGAAATTATGTCACCGGAATACAGGAGTGTTTTGATGAAACAAACACAGATTGTCTACCGGCGACCACATTTGAATTTGAGCAACCTGCGCGAAAAGCGGCAAGTCTGTCTTATGAGATGTGTCGGTTAGGCCAGCCTGATACTATAAATGAAATTATCTGCGATGCTGTTAGTTTTTGTGATTCTTCTGAAAATGAATCAGGACGTTGGTGTAAGGTTTCATACAATACTCCTACGTTAAAACCATTTGAGACCACTTCATACAGCGCCGCATCAAGTAACAGTGACAGGTACTTTACCCAAGTGCTCGACTTTAATGGGGATGGCTATGCTGACATGTTATTTCCGAAAGACGGTAAGTGGCATTACTACACCACAGATTGGGAAGTGGTCACTCATGAATCCACTGTATCTATACCAGCAAACTACAAACATAATTATCTTAATGGTGAACCCCTTGAACGTACCATCAAGACAAGCTCTATCACCAATAAAACGAAGAAGATAACCAATGCCAGCATAGGCGAGAAAGGTTACGCTAGGGTCATTGATTACAATGGCGATGGTAAGCAGGAGTTGTTGATTCCATTTGCGTCTGGCAATTGGCATGTGGTGACTTCAGACCCTAGTTCAGGTGAACAAGAGCATTGTGAGCCTGAGCCTGATAACCAGCAACTATGTGAAACATATACAGTCAACTATGATTTCACCTATAAATCCTTAGGGATCTCCTCTTCAGCTTATAAGAATACCATTGTCGCTGATGTCGACGGTGATGGCCTGCAGGATATCGTATTTAAATCAGGTTCTGTTCTGAAATATTACCATAATTTAGGTGGGACTTTTTCGGCGGCTAAATCAATCTCGTTAACCCTACCTTCAAATTTTAGTGGCGCAACCGCGTATCAGGCTTACGGCAATGACATCGCGAGAATGTCGGCCAATATCAAAAACTCGGCAATGATCGATGTCAATGGCGATGGGTTAACTGATATTGTGATGAAAATGCGTAAAATTACCACTAATCCACCACCACCTGGCTGTGATGGTCAAGAAGAAAGATCGCTTAAAGAACCAACTTCATCGCTACAGGGCCTTGCTGGACCATCAGGATCAAACTGTAGGACAACGACGTCGATAAGCTATAAAACCTATGCTTTTATTGCCTCTGTTAATTCCAGTGGCCAAGTCAGATATTCGGCGACCAATAGCAGCTACCTTGGAACGACTTTAAAAGCATTAAGGGTGGCTGACTTTAATGGTGATGGTTTAACTGATATTGCTTTTATTTCTGGAGAAAAATGGTATTACCGTCTCTCTAAGGGGATGGTACATTCACGGGGTCTAAAGTGCTTATCGGGATCAATGCCACCACAGTAA